CGTAATTGTAACCATCGGCGTTGTAGTCACCGCCAGTGTTGCCCACAACGTTTCCACTGGAGTCATACACCGGCGCAAACGGGGCACTCGTGTAGACCGTAAACGGCAGTCCGGATTGCAGCACCCACACGCCGCTCACCTCCCAGCCACCCAGAGTATTTCTTGCCAGTGCGCCTCTGAAATGATTCGGAATAGTCCAGGTGCCATCCGCGGTGAACTGATTCCGGATGTCGAAATCAGCGCGTCCACGCTGTGCTGGCAGATCTCCATTGAGAATGTCGTTGGTCGAAGTAGTGATGGAGCCGCTATCGAGAGATCCCGAGTTGCTGATCTCGTCCAACGTCTTGCCAAACGTGTAGATGCCCTGGAGTGAGAACCCGTTCGCGTAGCTCTTCTGCAGCACGACAGAGCCGTAGTTTCCAATCGAGTTCGCATTCGAGAATGCATAAGTGATGGAACCAAAGTAAGGATTGAGACGTTGTAGCTGGCCGCGGTTTTGTATGAGATCACCGGCAAAGCGATTGATATCAGAATTGAAGTTTGGCAGGTAGTGCGCTGCCGTACCGGAGTAATTGAATTCCATGATAAGGTTTGGACGCAGCTCCTGCTGAAGACTGAGCGTCCATGCTTCCACCTGTGTCATTTTGTAGTGAGGCGAATAGCCGCCCAGGCTGGCTCGCTGGCCCACAATGCCGCCATGCGAGTTAAATTGCACATTGCTGGTGTCGAGCACGGGGCAACTCTCGGTGAATCCCTGAGGCGCATTGCACAGTTGAAAGTCAGGCTGTGTCCCTTGATAGACACTGACAGACGGCGTGTAAATATTCGGCAAATTGCCCGCCGTGATATCCGTGATGTGGATATAAGGCGGCTGCCCGGAGAACATGCCCGCGCCGCCGCGCAATGACATTTTTCCGTTACCGGTCAGGTCGAGTGCAAATCCGACGCGAGGAGTCAGCCCCCACAGATTGTGATCCAATACATGCGGGCTCGGCTGAAGCCCGGTGCTCCCATTCGCAATTTGATCAAAATAGCTGCTGCCCGATCCGAAAGTAAAGTTCGTCAGGCGAGGGGAGTAGATGGAAAAGAAGTTCGACATCATATCGAATCGCACACCGAGATCGAGCGTCAGACGATTGGTCGCCTTCCAGTCATCCTGCACAAATGCACCGGTGTAAAGCGCCCTATAACGACGCGCATAAGGGGCCGACTCGTGCGTGAGCAAGTCTACCGGCGTGCCAGACTCGGTGGTTGCCTTGTCCTGAATAAAATCGATCAGGTTATTAAAGTTATAAGTCGGCCTGTCAAATGCTCCGCTTTGCTGGTCATTCTCGCGGATATTGAACTGGTCAAAGCCGGTCTTCAGCGTGTGGTTTTTGATGACTGCCGTCAGAACATCCCGCCATCCATAGGTGGATTGAGTAAAGTTGCCCGGCCCCCAATTTGCAAATCCATTCAACCCTGTGACGTTGACATAGGGAATGGCCATGGTGCTCACCGGCAAGTCTGACCCATAGGGACGAATCATGCTGGCGCCGGCCTCATTCAGCAGGTTAGGAGAAAACGTATGCGTCCAGTCGACATTGACGAAATCAGAGCTGTTGGCCTGGCTATCATTGAGAGCGGGTCGCGCGGATGTTCCTTCTGAGGTGTCATAGGTCCGCATCACTTCCGCGTAGAAGCGATCATGAGCTCCTTTGTAGTAATCGCCACGGATGCTCCATTGGTAGCCATTCTTTGGAACGGAGTAGCTGATGTTGGCGGTTCCCAATGCGGGCAGGTTGCCGGGAATCCCCACGGGCGGAGCATAGTAACCCGGGGTATTCGCCTCTACCTGCGAGACGGTCTCGATGCCGGTTGTGGGGAAATTCAGAGGCGGCGCGGCCGCGAGAATTTGCGCCGCAACGGTATTGCCCAGATTGCTCTTTACCCAATTGTCGAGATCCTGCGTCTCGACCGTAGTTTGATAGGCGCTGGTGTTGCTTGAACGCAGCACGTCGATGGCGCCGAAATAAAAGAGCTTGTTGCGAACCAGCGGGCCACCGACTGCAGCGCCAATCTCATTACGGGTAAACTGCGGCACCGTTGTCTGAAACTCGGTCCTCGCCTGCATGTCATTGTTCAGAAAGTAATAGTCCGCGACACCATGCATCCGGTTCGAACCGGACTTCGTGAAGACGTCCACGGTGGCTCCGCCGTTGCGCCCCTTGGCAGCAGAGAAATCGTTCGCCTGCACATTGATTGACTCTACGATTTCGGGATTAGGAGAGATCGATGTTCCGCCTCCGCGTGAGGGAGTGTTCGTGTACGCGCCATCAATCTGATAGCCGTTCTCTTCCTGACGCAGACCGGCAGCATTAATGTTGATGGCGTATTCATTGGTGTAGTTGTCGGCCGAATTGACGGCGCTTCCGGTCATACCGGGAGTCAGCGCCGCTAGTCCGTAGACGTTCTGCCCTGTGAGCGGAGTGGTGCGCACCGTCTGGCTTGAAATCACAGCCCCTGTGGTGGGCGACGTCAGATTGATTGCTGCCGCGGTGGCAGAGACCGTGACGTGCTGCGCCACGGTTCCGATCTGCAGCGAGGGACTGATCGTCCGGGTCTGCCCGACCTGCACCTGCAAGCCTTGTTGCTGCCAGGTTTGAAAACCGGTCCGCTGTACCTCGACGTCATAGGTGGAGGCCGCAATGCTGTCAAAGTGAAAGTAGCCGTTCTGGTCGGAGAGGGCTGTGCGGGTCACGCCGATTCGCGTATCGGTAATTGATACCTTTGCTCCCGGAACAGCAGCTCCTGTCGTATCCGTTACGGTCCCTTCAATGCCGCTCAAAAACTGCGCGCTCGCCGGCAACACGCCCACCAGAAGCATCAGAAGGAGGACGAATGTGACCGCCCAGATCGAGGTACCTGGCCGAAGGGTCGGTACAAACCCGGCAAGCCTATGTGGCTTATCGTATGATTCGCTGGCCAATCCGTCGCTCTTGAACGCCGAACTCTGCCCGCCCATCCGCGGATGGTGTGTGCCTTGAAGGAAAGCTGCAGGCCCCATACTTCCGGGCTGCGAACTCCAAAGATGCTCATTGCGCTGATCGATATTTCTCATTCCACCGTCTCCAGGTGAGGGATCCGAGTCTGTTCAGTCGGCCTTCGCCTTGGCTTGAGTTTTTTGCCAGCCGCTCTGGGTCCTCTGTCGCTTCACTCCAAACAGGTGGACTCAGATCGCTGACCACCCTCGTGGCCTGATGCAACGGCTCACAAGTAATACTCGGTATCTAACGGTAAGAAACAGGACATATATTACTGCAAATGAACAGCTTAGCTCTTGGCCGCCCTGGAGTAAAAATGCGTGCCTGCCGCTGGCCGGAAAAGGCAAAGCTCCACCTTACGGGGGGGGCGCCGATTCAATCGGAATATGGATGAGAACCCTGCAATCGGCTGCCGTGAGGCACAGAGATGACCTCGTACGGGAAGTAGAAAAACCGAAATCGGCCAGATCCGGAGAGCGCCAAAGCTACCAGGAATAGGAAGCAACGACATGCGCAGCGTCTGGCTCTGAATCCGTGATGTTGGTCTCAAGCACCAGTTGCAGATTGCGGGAGGGCCAGCCGCGGGGAAGATTTTTGAGCCCTGCCGCCAGGATGGATTCGTTTGTCACAAATTCCCCGGCGGCTTCAGTTCCCTGCCCGGAGAGTCCAGCCAGAATGACCGTATATTGCCCGGTGGAGGAGTTAACCAGGCGCGTGACTACAGCATAATCCTTTTGAGCACTGGATACGTTCTTCCAAAACCAACGTCTTCCATGCGGGCCAGCTTCGCTGATAAAGAGCTGGCTCCCCTCATCTTTTAGTGAGAAATGGAGTGGCGCCATCAATTTGATCGTCCAGCAATCATTAAAGGCTCCAATCAAAATCGAGGGAGAGTTGCTCAGATCGGCATAGGAAAAATTCCGGCCAATACGAACCTGATCCGGCTTGCCCAATCGGCCCATCAGCGACGATACCCTCACGGCGGAATCCACATCCCCTGTGGCCACCCCATAGTCGGAGTAGAGCACCATCTGGCTCCAAAGAAGCTTTCGATCAGGATTCAACGGGATTGGATCGTTCGCTCGTTGCACTTCCTTTGAGAAGGCTCCATGGTGGGTTCTCGCATATTCGTCATATACCGAAATGGCGGGCCGGTAAGTAACCTCTTTAGCCAGATAGATCATCAAGGGTTGAGGAGAACCCAGCACGGGCGCCCAGAATTCATTCAGAACAGTTCCCGCGGCAGAAGTGG
The DNA window shown above is from Acidobacterium capsulatum ATCC 51196 and carries:
- a CDS encoding TonB-dependent receptor: MRNIDQRNEHLWSSQPGSMGPAAFLQGTHHPRMGGQSSAFKSDGLASESYDKPHRLAGFVPTLRPGTSIWAVTFVLLLMLLVGVLPASAQFLSGIEGTVTDTTGAAVPGAKVSITDTRIGVTRTALSDQNGYFHFDSIAASTYDVEVQRTGFQTWQQQGLQVQVGQTRTISPSLQIGTVAQHVTVSATAAAINLTSPTTGAVISSQTVRTTPLTGQNVYGLAALTPGMTGSAVNSADNYTNEYAININAAGLRQEENGYQIDGAYTNTPSRGGGTSISPNPEIVESINVQANDFSAAKGRNGGATVDVFTKSGSNRMHGVADYYFLNNDMQARTEFQTTVPQFTRNEIGAAVGGPLVRNKLFYFGAIDVLRSSNTSAYQTTVETQDLDNWVKSNLGNTVAAQILAAAPPLNFPTTGIETVSQVEANTPGYYAPPVGIPGNLPALGTANISYSVPKNGYQWSIRGDYYKGAHDRFYAEVMRTYDTSEGTSARPALNDSQANSSDFVNVDWTHTFSPNLLNEAGASMIRPYGSDLPVSTMAIPYVNVTGLNGFANWGPGNFTQSTYGWRDVLTAVIKNHTLKTGFDQFNIRENDQQSGAFDRPTYNFNNLIDFIQDKATTESGTPVDLLTHESAPYARRYRALYTGAFVQDDWKATNRLTLDLGVRFDMMSNFFSIYSPRLTNFTFGSGSSYFDQIANGSTGLQPSPHVLDHNLWGLTPRVGFALDLTGNGKMSLRGGAGMFSGQPPYIHITDITAGNLPNIYTPSVSVYQGTQPDFQLCNAPQGFTESCPVLDTSNVQFNSHGGIVGQRASLGGYSPHYKMTQVEAWTLSLQQELRPNLIMEFNYSGTAAHYLPNFNSDINRFAGDLIQNRGQLQRLNPYFGSITYAFSNANSIGNYGSVVLQKSYANGFSLQGIYTFGKTLDEISNSGSLDSGSITTSTNDILNGDLPAQRGRADFDIRNQFTADGTWTIPNHFRGALARNTLGGWEVSGVWVLQSGLPFTVYTSAPFAPVYDSSGNVVGNTGGDYNADGYNYDVPNAPSFGRTLRGLSREKYLHGLFSASQFPTPSLGQEGDLGRNTYNQPGYNNFNFTLAKTFTTRFFFGEKLHLEARAEAFDLFNRANLTGVTSDLSSSLFGHSTNQLPARSIQLHFRARF